The nucleotide sequence GGCGCCGGCCCAGCAGCACGGAGCGGTGCAGCCGCCGGCTCTGCACTACTTGCAGCCTTTTCTGCCGCTCAGCAAAGTTGGTTTTCAGGCTTTGCTTCAGTGCAGGCAGGATGGCACGCTCTGCCGCAGGCATTGGGCTCAGAATTAGGCTGGGTGGAGGAAAGCATGGTCAGGGCAGGCATCTGCCAGCTGCCTCAGGGTAACCTGAACCAGTCGCTGGGCTAAGAGCAGGGCCTGCCTGGCTTTAACTCTGGACACCCTACCCTTCTGTCCCTGGGGGCACCCACTCCCTGTGTCTGGGACTTACCACTTCTTAGAGAGGCCCTTGGCGGTGACCTTGGGGAACTGCATGGACTCCTGGTCCCTGGGAAAGAAAGTTAGCCATGATGCCCACACCTCCTCTGGGCTGGGGCAGGGCGCCGGGCACAAGGCACTCACTTTGGAGAGCCCAGCCCAACCTCCTCAGCTGCAGCTTTGGGCCTTTGGTTCCCTTCCAGGAGTGACTTGAGGTGCTGTAGCTGAAAAGCAGGGAGAGGCATGGTGGGTACAGTGTCCCGTGTCACTGGCGTGCAGGGTCATATGCCTGCCCAGGGCCTCACCTCCTGAGCCTGCAGGAGGTTGGCGTTCCACAGCTGACGGATGACCACCTCACACTGCTGCACTGTGGTGGGCTTGCGCAGGCATGGGGGCAGGCCCAGTATGGAGGCCATCCCTGTTCCTTGCCTGCCATGGCTGCCCCCCACCGTGGCCCCTGAATTGGAAGCCTCTGCATCCTCGTCTCTGAAACATTACAGCGGCACGGAGGCGACCTGTGGGAATGGTCTAGCCACCCACCCACAGCCTCCCTGCCAGTGTGCCCACTAGCCAGGGTGCTCCAGAGCAGCTGTGACCCAGGTCTCTCTTCTGCCTTGTTGAGGGAGCAACTAGCCGGCTGCCGGGTAACCTCGTCCCACATGTTTCTTGCCCATAGGAATTGGGGCTTCAGAGAAGGCAGAGCCTGACTACTGGGAAAACTGGGGTCCCAGAGTTGGCTCTTGCTCTGCTCTGCTAACCCATGTCTCCCAAAGGCAAACTGATCAGACAGACGCCAGCTCCAGTCTTGTCGGGCACAGGAATCCTACTCAGTGTTCTTGGTAAAAACAGActatagccaggtgtggtggctcacacctgtaatcctcatacacaggaggcagaggcagggaaaggcCTACAgggtaagttccaagccagccaggtctGCATATCAAGACCCTTGGCCCTGGGGACCCCACCCTCCCTCCTGGCAAACTAATTAGGCCAAATCACTTTTTGTCTCTTCTCTGAGAAAATAGCAATTTAGGGGTTTCCATTGGTCCCCTGTAGGTGAGGCCAACCAGGGGTCTCTGCAGGACCCccaggggagagaagaaagtagAGGCCAGTAGAACAGCAAGCAACCTGGCAGCTGCCTGCTCCCTGGAGCCCATTTTCATCAAAATGGAGTCAGGTCTATGGAGATGCTGGTCCCAGGGTGGAAACCTATTAAGGGTAAGCTTGGGGCCCTTGGGGTGCAGGTCTGGTCCTCGGGTGCAAGCAGGCCTTACTTGGCCTGTCCCTGCACCCCAGAGGCCTTGTCCAGCTGGCTGCTGTGGAACAAGGCAGCACTGCtgagtgactgctcttccagctcTGTCTTTTGGAGGGCGTCAGACTTCAGCTCTTGCTTCTTGAAGGAGCTGGGCTGGGGCTTGGTCTTGCCTTGAGAGTTGGCTGCAGGGCACACCAACAGGGCCATCACAAAAGGCCTTAGAAGCCACTGACCCATTCTCTAGGATCAACCAATGGACCCAAGTAGCCCTGACCCTGCATCAGTTTCCTCCGCTGTcctgaagagagggaaggaataaAGTTGGGAGGGTGAAGCCTGTGGTAGCGCCTGCTGGACGTGCCAGGTTAGTCACGTGGAGGACGCTGGCTTCCGTTTGGGGGTAGAAGAAACTAGATGCCTGGGATCTGGCCTGCGTGCGTTCATTCACCCGGGGCTGCTGCTATGAAGCTGGCTAGCCTCCTATAGAAGGTGAATGTAAGAAGAGGCTCTGTATTTTGTCTGGGCAGGGGCTGGGGGCTATGGGTGGAGCACATACCACCCTCCCAGAAGGAAACAGACTGGGTACATGAGTTCCTCTGTTAATGGCACAGCTACTCACTACCCCAAAAAATGGGCCTGCTACAGCATCTGGCTATGCCACACTGACAGCCAGGCTTTGTCCTCCTAGGGAGCCTCACCTCAAGGACTCCTGTTCCACAGACCCTTTTACTGGCTGTTTTTGTACATAGGATATTGGGGCTGCCCCCTTTGCCAAAGACAAGGATTTTCAACTCTCTAGGCAGCATGACCCACTGACTGTCCAGCCTAGGGCCCTGGCTCACCAGATGCTGTGGAGTTGGAGGCAGACTTGTTGGACTGAAGACTGGATGTAGAGAGACTGCCTGTGGGGAAGACGCAGGGCTCAGCCGGAGAACCCGCTTCTGGCAGGACTGTGTCCCA is from Microtus pennsylvanicus isolate mMicPen1 chromosome 1, mMicPen1.hap1, whole genome shotgun sequence and encodes:
- the LOC142848249 gene encoding coiled-coil domain-containing protein 74B-like isoform X2, whose product is MLKHAPAHTKQFGRRERSSGQNAAAGPAPWRAPPSPARPFPRRPGASLPQRVLSGGGAFMSGAGVAAGARPPSSGAPGSRSATRPRPRHPVGLQHAGTQKAPLGLSEAQKRILDLEKSLQFLQQQHSETLVKLHEEIEHLKRENKDLHYKLIMNEKPQKKGSLSTSSLQSNKSASNSTASANSQGKTKPQPSSFKKQELKSDALQKTELEEQSLSSAALFHSSQLDKASGVQGQAKDEDAEASNSGATVGGSHGRQGTGMASILGLPPCLRKPTTVQQCEVVIRQLWNANLLQAQELQHLKSLLEGNQRPKAAAEEVGLGSPKDQESMQFPKVTAKGLSKKCLILSPMPAAERAILPALKQSLKTNFAERQKRLQVVQSRRLHRSVLLGRRPGGRPSSFDSGSHQPYFSATRNSKTDRTHDR
- the LOC142848249 gene encoding coiled-coil domain-containing protein 74A-like isoform X1 translates to MLKHAPAHTKQFGRRERSSGQNAAAGPAPWRAPPSPARPFPRRPGASLPQRVLSGGGAFMSGAGVAAGARPPSSGAPGSRSATRPRPRHPVGLQHAGTQKAPLGLSEAQKRILDLEKSLQFLQQQHSETLVKLHEEIEHLKRENKDLHYKLIMNEKPQKKGSLSTSSLQSNKSASNSTASGQRRKLMQANSQGKTKPQPSSFKKQELKSDALQKTELEEQSLSSAALFHSSQLDKASGVQGQAKDEDAEASNSGATVGGSHGRQGTGMASILGLPPCLRKPTTVQQCEVVIRQLWNANLLQAQELQHLKSLLEGNQRPKAAAEEVGLGSPKDQESMQFPKVTAKGLSKKCLILSPMPAAERAILPALKQSLKTNFAERQKRLQVVQSRRLHRSVLLGRRPGGRPSSFDSGSHQPYFSATRNSKTDRTHDR